The following proteins come from a genomic window of Actinomarinicola tropica:
- a CDS encoding globin, which produces MSDAAPPEGPTVYDAVGGQPFFDELVDRFYDGVEGDPVLRPMYPEEDMAGARHRLAGFLAQYWGGPPRYSEERGHPRLRMRHNPFTIGQTERDHWLAHMRDAVDRTLAARDLPDEIEQQMLSYFEMAASAMVNSPFRFTGPGPAGA; this is translated from the coding sequence ATGTCCGACGCCGCACCGCCCGAAGGTCCCACCGTCTACGACGCCGTCGGGGGCCAACCGTTCTTCGACGAGCTCGTCGACCGCTTCTACGACGGGGTCGAGGGCGACCCCGTCCTCCGACCGATGTACCCCGAGGAGGACATGGCCGGCGCCCGGCACCGCCTGGCCGGCTTCCTCGCCCAGTACTGGGGCGGCCCTCCCCGCTACAGCGAGGAGCGTGGCCACCCCCGACTGCGCATGCGCCACAACCCGTTCACGATCGGCCAGACCGAGCGCGATCACTGGCTCGCGCACATGCGCGACGCCGTCGACCGCACGCTGGCGGCCCGTGATCTACCTGATGAGATCGAGCAGCAGATGCTCTCGTACTTCGAGATGGCGGCGTCCGCGATGGTCAACTCGCCGTTCCGCTTCACGGGTCCCGGACCCGCGGGTGCTTGA
- the trpA gene encoding tryptophan synthase subunit alpha: MGDGTSHGPLERHLRARRADGRKFFMPYLTAGYGADWPRLVEAVAAAGADAIEIGIPFSDPVMDGPTIQVSSAAALEAGATPASILDEVEKLDVGIPLIAMTYYNIPFHMGLKRYAENLRRAGIVASILPDLPLEESGPWCTEADAAGIETVMLAAPTASDERLSRICARARGFVYAVGLLGITGEREQLAASALDIAGRLTRLTDVPVAVGVGVSTPEQAAQTCEVADGVVVGSAIIQRLTDHGFDACVELVGEFRERIDRG; the protein is encoded by the coding sequence GTGGGTGACGGGACGTCGCACGGCCCGTTGGAGCGGCACCTCCGGGCCCGGCGGGCGGACGGCCGCAAGTTCTTCATGCCCTACCTCACCGCCGGCTACGGCGCCGACTGGCCGCGCCTGGTCGAGGCCGTCGCCGCCGCCGGCGCCGATGCGATCGAGATCGGCATCCCGTTCTCCGACCCGGTCATGGACGGACCCACGATCCAGGTGTCATCCGCAGCCGCCCTGGAGGCCGGTGCGACCCCGGCGTCGATCCTCGACGAGGTCGAGAAGCTCGACGTCGGCATCCCGCTCATCGCCATGACCTACTACAATATCCCGTTCCACATGGGGTTGAAGCGCTACGCCGAGAACCTGCGGCGCGCCGGGATCGTGGCGTCGATCCTGCCGGACCTGCCCCTCGAGGAGTCGGGCCCGTGGTGCACGGAGGCGGACGCTGCCGGCATCGAGACGGTGATGCTCGCCGCGCCCACCGCGTCCGACGAGCGGCTCAGCCGCATCTGCGCCCGGGCACGGGGCTTCGTCTACGCCGTGGGCCTGCTCGGGATCACCGGTGAGCGCGAGCAGCTCGCAGCCAGCGCCCTCGACATCGCCGGACGCCTCACCCGCCTCACCGACGTGCCCGTCGCCGTGGGTGTCGGCGTCTCGACCCCCGAGCAGGCCGCCCAGACCTGCGAGGTCGCCGACGGCGTCGTCGTCGGCTCGGCGATCATCCAGCGGCTGACCGACCACGGGTTCGACGCCTGCGTCGAGCTCGTCGGGGAGTTCCGTGAGCGGATCGACCGCGGCTGA
- the trpB gene encoding tryptophan synthase subunit beta, whose protein sequence is MTATDGGSLMGLPENGRFGSFGGRFIPETLVPACEELEAAFTEAWADPAFRSELDELLRSYAGRPSALTPCHRLSDELGLTLLLKREDLNHTGSHKINNVLGQALLARRMGKTRLVAETGAGQHGVATATAAALFGLSCTVYMGEVDMERQALNVFRMRLLGAEVKPASSGSRTLKDAVNEAMRDWVATVGETAYCLGSAMGPHPYPWMVRELHRVIGTEAREQVQELLGRDPDVVTACVGGGSNAIGIFSGFVDTDAELVGVEPMGGAAIGRAVPGVVHGMTSYLMQDEWGQVIEAESISAGLDYPGVGPEHAHLAEIGRARYEHVSDAEVVDAFQLLARTEGIIPALESAHALAWVSRARDELAGKVVLLNLSGRGDKDVAQMMEILGG, encoded by the coding sequence ATGACCGCCACCGACGGGGGCTCCCTCATGGGCCTTCCGGAGAACGGACGCTTCGGCAGCTTCGGCGGCCGGTTCATCCCCGAGACGCTCGTCCCCGCGTGCGAGGAGCTGGAGGCCGCGTTCACCGAGGCCTGGGCCGACCCCGCCTTCCGGTCCGAGCTCGACGAGCTCCTGCGCTCCTACGCCGGTCGGCCGTCGGCGCTCACGCCCTGCCACCGGCTCTCCGACGAGCTCGGCCTCACCCTGCTGCTCAAGCGCGAGGACCTCAACCACACCGGGTCGCACAAGATCAACAACGTCCTCGGCCAGGCCCTGCTCGCCCGGCGCATGGGCAAGACCCGTCTCGTCGCCGAGACCGGCGCCGGGCAGCACGGCGTCGCGACGGCCACCGCCGCAGCCCTGTTCGGCCTGTCGTGCACCGTCTACATGGGCGAGGTCGACATGGAGCGCCAGGCGCTCAACGTCTTCCGCATGCGACTGCTCGGCGCCGAGGTGAAGCCGGCATCCTCCGGGAGCCGCACCCTGAAGGACGCCGTCAACGAGGCGATGCGGGACTGGGTCGCGACGGTGGGCGAGACCGCCTACTGCCTCGGGTCCGCGATGGGCCCGCACCCGTACCCCTGGATGGTGCGCGAGCTCCACCGGGTCATCGGCACGGAGGCCCGGGAGCAGGTGCAGGAGCTGCTGGGGCGGGACCCCGACGTGGTCACCGCCTGCGTCGGCGGTGGGTCCAACGCCATCGGCATCTTCTCCGGGTTCGTCGACACCGACGCCGAGCTCGTCGGCGTCGAGCCGATGGGCGGGGCGGCGATCGGACGCGCGGTGCCCGGCGTCGTCCACGGCATGACCAGCTACCTCATGCAGGACGAGTGGGGCCAGGTCATCGAGGCGGAGTCCATCTCCGCCGGCCTCGACTACCCGGGGGTCGGCCCCGAGCACGCGCACCTCGCGGAGATCGGTCGGGCCCGCTACGAGCACGTCTCCGACGCCGAGGTCGTCGACGCCTTCCAGCTGCTCGCCCGCACCGAGGGCATCATCCCCGCGCTCGAGTCGGCCCACGCTCTGGCCTGGGTCAGTCGGGCGCGCGACGAGCTGGCCGGCAAGGTCGTGCTGCTCAACCTCTCGGGGCGAGGGGACAAGGACGTCGCCCAGATGATGGAGATCCTCGGTGGGTGA
- a CDS encoding phosphoribosylanthranilate isomerase has protein sequence MFVKICGITSEDDALLAVAMGADALGFVFAPSSRQVAAGHVRDIVRRLPPEILTLGVFRDEAPQRVVEQVQTAGLGGAQLHGHETPEDARFVRARVGFLVQAFPAGADALRRSDEWGADVILIDSPTPGSGQVFDWSLAEGAPSGRRILLAGGLTPDNVGDAIARVRPWGVDVSSGVESSPGRKDPRKVRAFVAAAKAAGEDLEHDHAPTGALYDWQEEGG, from the coding sequence GTGTTCGTGAAGATCTGCGGGATCACGAGCGAGGACGACGCCCTCCTCGCGGTGGCGATGGGAGCCGACGCGCTCGGCTTCGTGTTCGCGCCGTCGTCGCGGCAGGTCGCGGCCGGTCACGTGCGGGACATCGTCCGCCGGTTGCCCCCCGAGATCCTCACCCTCGGGGTGTTCCGGGACGAGGCGCCGCAGCGCGTGGTCGAGCAGGTCCAGACGGCCGGTCTCGGCGGCGCCCAGCTCCACGGCCACGAGACCCCGGAGGACGCGCGGTTCGTGCGTGCACGGGTCGGGTTCCTGGTCCAGGCGTTCCCCGCCGGTGCCGATGCCCTGCGGCGCTCCGACGAGTGGGGCGCCGACGTGATCCTGATCGACTCGCCGACGCCCGGGAGCGGGCAGGTCTTCGACTGGTCGCTCGCCGAGGGCGCTCCGTCGGGTCGTCGGATCCTCCTCGCCGGGGGGCTCACACCCGACAACGTGGGCGATGCCATCGCACGCGTCCGACCCTGGGGCGTCGACGTGTCGAGCGGCGTCGAGTCCTCGCCCGGCCGCAAGGACCCTCGCAAGGTGCGGGCCTTCGTCGCCGCCGCCAAGGCTGCGGGCGAGGACCTCGAGCACGACCACGCGCCGACCGGCGCGCTCTACGACTGGCAGGAGGAGGGCGGATGA
- the trpC gene encoding indole-3-glycerol phosphate synthase TrpC, which produces MTTYLDAILAAHRALAADDDRDVEWLIDQAGTAPPTRGFRRAIAESEGLAVIAEVKRRSPSKGDLFADLDPAVLAAAYEGGGATCLSVLTDVGHFGGSPADLATARAAVGVPVLRKDFTVSPLDVCDARLMGADAVLLIAAALDDGEMRHFAELARALTLDVLVEVHDEAELERALAIDADMVGVNQRDLVTFEVDTARAERVAPLIPPSVVRVAESGVRGPDDARRLADAGYDAVLVGESLVTAGDPGAAVEALRAVPARQVEG; this is translated from the coding sequence GTGACCACGTACCTCGACGCGATCCTGGCCGCGCACCGCGCCCTCGCCGCCGACGACGACCGCGACGTCGAGTGGCTCATCGACCAGGCCGGGACCGCGCCGCCCACCCGGGGGTTCCGGCGGGCGATCGCCGAGTCCGAGGGCCTCGCCGTCATCGCGGAGGTGAAGCGCCGGTCGCCGTCCAAGGGTGACCTGTTCGCCGACCTCGACCCAGCGGTCCTGGCCGCGGCGTACGAGGGCGGTGGTGCCACGTGCCTGTCGGTCCTGACCGACGTCGGCCACTTCGGGGGCTCGCCGGCCGACCTCGCGACGGCCCGGGCCGCGGTCGGCGTCCCCGTCCTCCGCAAGGACTTCACGGTGTCGCCCCTCGACGTCTGCGACGCCCGCCTGATGGGCGCCGACGCCGTCCTGCTCATCGCCGCGGCCCTCGACGACGGCGAGATGCGCCACTTCGCGGAGTTGGCGCGAGCGCTGACGCTCGACGTCCTCGTCGAGGTCCACGACGAGGCCGAGCTCGAGCGTGCCCTCGCGATCGACGCCGACATGGTCGGGGTCAACCAGCGGGACCTCGTGACCTTCGAGGTCGACACGGCGCGCGCCGAGCGTGTCGCCCCGCTGATCCCGCCGAGCGTCGTGCGGGTGGCCGAGTCCGGCGTCCGCGGCCCCGACGACGCCCGACGGCTGGCCGACGCCGGCTACGACGCCGTGCTCGTCGGTGAGAGCCTCGTCACCGCCGGGGACCCCGGCGCCGCGGTGGAGGCGCTGCGGGCCGTTCCGGCCCGCCAAGTGGAGGGGTGA
- a CDS encoding J domain-containing protein, translating to MTHYEVLGVDPTASTDEIRRAYVRLARDHHPDRHADSPPAARAEAERRMRQINEAWRELRDPARRDRYDLSLAGPSFDVDAAEDDPWTWTPYDTDEEELDLDDLYGEAHARRPRGGRALAIVPVACVVLGIGALVVGSIVRLGPVVALGVSAVVLGVVLFALAPLAVVLETRRHDRL from the coding sequence GTGACCCACTACGAGGTGCTCGGCGTCGACCCGACGGCCTCCACCGACGAGATCCGCCGGGCCTACGTGCGCCTGGCCCGGGACCACCACCCGGACCGCCACGCCGACTCCCCGCCTGCGGCCCGGGCGGAGGCCGAGCGCCGCATGCGCCAGATCAACGAGGCCTGGCGCGAGCTGCGGGACCCGGCGCGCCGCGACCGGTACGACCTGAGCCTCGCCGGGCCCTCGTTCGACGTCGACGCCGCCGAGGACGACCCGTGGACCTGGACGCCCTACGACACGGACGAGGAGGAGCTCGACCTCGACGATCTGTACGGGGAGGCGCACGCCCGTCGGCCCCGGGGCGGTCGGGCCCTGGCGATCGTCCCCGTCGCCTGCGTCGTGCTCGGCATCGGCGCCCTGGTCGTCGGGTCGATCGTGCGGCTCGGCCCGGTGGTGGCGCTCGGCGTGTCGGCCGTCGTGCTCGGGGTGGTCCTGTTCGCCCTCGCCCCGTTGGCCGTCGTCCTCGAGACCCGACGTCACGATCGGCTCTGA
- a CDS encoding glycosyltransferase family 87 protein yields the protein MDRTRVYPLAVLGALLLAVLLVVVSSRDAATLTGRLGGDLPEFVGAGRIVADGDGVDLYEPERQLAAQADLWADGETGGILFPYPAVLAAPYAAMADLDLRLVYLVHTGFMVGCALASVRLLRGRLPWLERRYAPAALAVGLTFLPMFIGVFNGQTTAAVLLLVVAVWVALLDDRDLLAGVAAGLLLVKPQYGAVVVGLLLLDRRWRALGGAAAASLAVWLGSALVAGPGWVARWLEMVSSLSDIDQGSNLRNEVSPLGMAEVALGQGSGAAAVIGMGASAAVAVLLVLSLRGLPLASPLVPALVLPSLLLIAPHALYYDAGLLLVALAALLPTVPAAWRLAAVAAWWAAGFAHLGASTLGFEPVTALVVGTFAWAHWARWTGASADLVGARGPSLTA from the coding sequence GTGGACCGCACTCGGGTCTATCCGTTGGCGGTCCTCGGTGCGCTCCTGCTCGCCGTCCTCCTCGTCGTCGTCTCGAGCAGGGACGCCGCGACCCTCACCGGCCGGCTCGGGGGCGACCTGCCCGAGTTCGTGGGAGCCGGACGCATCGTGGCCGACGGCGACGGCGTCGACCTCTACGAGCCCGAGCGCCAGCTGGCCGCGCAGGCCGACCTCTGGGCCGATGGGGAGACCGGGGGGATCCTCTTCCCGTACCCCGCGGTCCTGGCCGCGCCGTACGCGGCGATGGCCGACCTCGACCTGCGGCTCGTCTACCTGGTCCACACCGGGTTCATGGTGGGGTGCGCCCTCGCCTCCGTCCGCCTGCTGCGCGGTCGGCTGCCGTGGCTCGAGCGACGGTACGCCCCGGCTGCGCTCGCGGTGGGCCTGACGTTCCTACCGATGTTCATCGGGGTCTTCAACGGCCAGACGACGGCTGCGGTGCTCCTCCTCGTCGTCGCCGTCTGGGTGGCGCTGCTCGACGACCGCGACCTCCTCGCAGGGGTCGCTGCAGGTCTGCTGCTCGTCAAGCCCCAGTACGGGGCGGTCGTCGTCGGCCTGCTGCTCCTCGACCGCCGGTGGCGTGCCCTCGGTGGTGCGGCAGCCGCGTCGCTCGCGGTCTGGCTCGGGTCGGCGCTCGTCGCCGGGCCGGGGTGGGTCGCCCGCTGGCTCGAGATGGTCTCCTCCCTGAGCGACATCGACCAGGGCAGCAACCTGCGCAACGAGGTGTCGCCGCTCGGGATGGCCGAGGTCGCGCTGGGACAGGGGAGCGGCGCGGCGGCGGTCATCGGGATGGGCGCGTCGGCTGCGGTCGCGGTCCTGCTGGTCCTGTCGTTGCGGGGTCTGCCTCTCGCCTCGCCCCTCGTCCCCGCGCTCGTGCTGCCGAGCCTCCTCCTCATCGCTCCGCACGCGCTGTACTACGACGCCGGACTGCTCCTCGTGGCCCTCGCCGCGCTTCTGCCCACCGTGCCAGCAGCCTGGCGGCTGGCGGCGGTCGCGGCCTGGTGGGCGGCGGGGTTCGCCCACCTCGGGGCGTCGACGCTCGGCTTCGAACCCGTCACCGCGCTCGTCGTGGGCACCTTCGCGTGGGCGCACTGGGCCCGTTGGACCGGTGCCTCGGCGGATCTGGTCGGCGCGCGCGGTCCTAGCCTGACCGCGTGA
- the ygfZ gene encoding CAF17-like 4Fe-4S cluster assembly/insertion protein YgfZ, which yields MTPDEIRDQVRTMREAAGAAPLARDVVHAEGEAAVDYLQGQLSQDVAALAVGSSAWTFVLQPQGKVDVWFRITRIGDAAFVLDCDPGWGEALLARLERFRLRTAVTFTPREWSGVAIRGREATRPDGGLVVAVDRPGERGWDVLGPDVAVPAGLAPCSPAALEVLRIESGTPRMGAELDESTIPAEAGVVPASVSFTKGCYTGQELVARIDSRGSTTPRRLVGVLLDDERVPATGAALNLGGDAVGTITSATAGGTHGGAVALAYLKRGVESPAPIVVDGVEAPIRDLPLVGS from the coding sequence GTGACGCCCGACGAGATCCGCGACCAGGTCCGCACGATGCGTGAGGCCGCCGGCGCCGCGCCGCTCGCCCGCGACGTGGTGCACGCCGAGGGCGAGGCGGCGGTCGACTACCTCCAGGGCCAGCTGAGCCAGGACGTCGCGGCGCTCGCCGTCGGCTCGTCGGCGTGGACCTTCGTGCTGCAGCCCCAGGGCAAGGTCGACGTCTGGTTCCGCATCACCCGGATCGGCGATGCGGCGTTCGTCCTCGACTGCGACCCCGGTTGGGGCGAGGCCCTCCTCGCCCGCCTCGAGCGGTTCCGACTGCGCACGGCCGTCACCTTCACGCCGCGCGAGTGGTCCGGCGTGGCCATCCGAGGCCGCGAGGCGACCCGTCCCGACGGCGGGCTCGTGGTGGCCGTCGACCGGCCAGGGGAGCGCGGCTGGGACGTGCTCGGCCCCGACGTCGCCGTCCCCGCCGGACTCGCCCCCTGCAGCCCGGCGGCGCTCGAGGTGCTGCGCATCGAGTCCGGCACACCCCGGATGGGGGCCGAGCTCGACGAGTCGACCATCCCCGCCGAAGCCGGCGTCGTCCCCGCCTCGGTGAGCTTCACCAAGGGCTGCTACACGGGACAGGAGCTGGTCGCCCGCATCGACTCGCGCGGGAGCACGACGCCCCGCCGGCTGGTCGGCGTGCTGCTCGACGACGAGCGCGTCCCGGCGACGGGTGCGGCGTTGAACCTCGGCGGCGACGCTGTCGGAACGATCACCAGCGCGACGGCGGGCGGGACCCACGGGGGTGCCGTGGCCCTGGCCTACCTCAAGCGCGGCGTCGAGTCGCCGGCGCCGATCGTCGTCGACGGCGTCGAGGCCCCCATCCGCGACCTCCCCCTGGTCGGCTCCTGA
- the trpE gene encoding anthranilate synthase component I codes for MLRPSREEFRALARDHTVVPVWRELLADLITPVAAYARLCGDDQPGFLLESVEHGERWSRWSFVGRNPIGTITSRGGTVTVEGDLPDDLPVDEGVLATLEALLERYRSPQLPDLPPLHGGVVGHLGYDVVREVERLPDVPHDDRGHPDAVLSVIGELAAFDHWRQRVTLIENVIVPAGADDDQLDALYDDAVARLDQLARDGAKPLAEPLVELPASDELPEFTSTMGGEPYHRAVEVAREHILAGDIFQVVLSQRFDVELDADPFDVYRVLRQVNPSPYMFFIRQPGLSLVGCSPEPMVQLLDGRVISRPIAGTRRRGTTEEDDRRLGAELREHPKEIAEHVMLVDLARNDVGRVVRFGTEQVDEMMVLERYSHVMHLTSQVSGELAPGRTPIDVLRATLPAGTVSGAPKVRAMEIIDELEPVKRGPYAGVAGYIDFSGNIDTAIAIRTMIIGDDGIASVQSGAGVVADSVPEHEDLECRNKARALLVAIPPARRLTALRRKDREERGA; via the coding sequence GTGCTGCGACCGAGTAGGGAGGAGTTCCGGGCGCTGGCCCGGGACCACACCGTCGTCCCCGTGTGGCGGGAGCTGCTCGCCGACCTCATCACGCCCGTGGCCGCCTACGCCCGCCTCTGCGGCGACGACCAGCCCGGGTTCCTGCTCGAGTCGGTCGAGCACGGCGAGCGCTGGAGCCGCTGGTCCTTCGTCGGCCGCAACCCGATCGGCACGATCACGTCGCGGGGCGGCACGGTCACCGTCGAGGGCGACCTGCCCGATGACCTGCCGGTGGACGAGGGGGTGCTCGCGACGCTGGAGGCGCTGCTCGAGCGGTACCGCTCCCCGCAGCTGCCCGACCTGCCGCCGCTCCACGGCGGCGTCGTCGGCCACCTCGGCTACGACGTCGTGCGCGAGGTCGAGCGCCTGCCCGACGTCCCGCACGACGACCGGGGCCACCCCGACGCCGTGCTCTCGGTCATCGGCGAGCTGGCGGCGTTCGACCACTGGCGCCAGCGGGTCACCCTCATCGAGAACGTCATCGTGCCGGCCGGGGCCGACGACGACCAGCTCGACGCGCTCTACGACGACGCCGTCGCCCGCCTCGACCAGCTCGCCCGCGACGGCGCCAAGCCCCTCGCCGAGCCGCTCGTCGAGCTCCCGGCGTCGGACGAGCTCCCCGAGTTCACCTCCACGATGGGGGGCGAGCCGTACCACCGGGCCGTCGAGGTCGCCCGCGAGCACATCCTCGCCGGCGACATCTTCCAGGTGGTGCTGTCGCAGCGGTTCGACGTCGAGCTCGACGCCGACCCGTTCGACGTCTACCGCGTGCTCCGGCAGGTGAACCCGAGCCCCTACATGTTCTTCATCCGCCAGCCGGGCCTCAGCCTGGTCGGCTGCTCACCGGAGCCGATGGTGCAGCTGCTCGACGGCCGGGTGATCTCGCGCCCGATCGCCGGGACGCGCCGGCGCGGCACCACCGAGGAGGACGACCGCCGCCTCGGTGCCGAGCTGCGCGAGCACCCCAAGGAGATCGCCGAGCACGTGATGCTCGTCGACCTCGCCCGCAACGACGTCGGTCGGGTGGTGCGCTTCGGCACCGAGCAGGTGGACGAGATGATGGTCCTCGAGCGCTACAGCCACGTCATGCACCTCACCTCGCAGGTGTCGGGCGAGCTGGCCCCCGGGAGGACGCCGATCGACGTGCTGCGGGCCACGTTGCCGGCCGGCACGGTCTCCGGCGCCCCGAAGGTCCGGGCGATGGAGATCATCGACGAGCTCGAGCCCGTCAAGAGGGGTCCCTACGCCGGGGTCGCCGGCTACATCGACTTCTCCGGGAACATCGACACGGCGATCGCCATCCGGACGATGATCATCGGCGACGACGGCATCGCGTCGGTCCAGTCCGGCGCCGGGGTGGTGGCCGACAGCGTGCCCGAGCACGAGGACCTGGAGTGCCGCAACAAGGCCCGAGCCCTCCTCGTGGCCATCCCACCCGCCCGTCGGCTCACGGCGTTGCGCCGCAAGGACCGCGAGGAGCGCGGCGCGTGA
- a CDS encoding GroES family chaperonin, protein MTTPEGAGLTGDDKLPIKMLNDRILVRMESAEGERRSSGGILIPATAQMSKRLTWAEVVAVGPNVRAMEPGDQVLFNPEDRYEVEVRGDDYIILRERDIHAVAASRLAEGSTGLYL, encoded by the coding sequence ATGACCACCCCCGAGGGCGCCGGCCTCACCGGCGACGACAAGCTCCCGATCAAGATGCTCAACGACCGCATCCTGGTGAGGATGGAGTCGGCCGAGGGCGAGCGGCGCTCGTCGGGAGGCATCCTCATCCCCGCCACGGCGCAGATGTCGAAGCGCCTCACGTGGGCCGAGGTCGTGGCCGTCGGCCCCAACGTCCGCGCCATGGAGCCCGGCGACCAGGTGCTCTTCAACCCCGAGGACCGCTACGAGGTCGAGGTGCGGGGCGACGACTACATCATCCTGCGCGAGCGCGACATCCACGCCGTGGCCGCCTCTCGCCTCGCGGAAGGCAGCACGGGCCTCTACCTCTGA
- the hisF gene encoding imidazole glycerol phosphate synthase subunit HisF, which yields MRAARVIPCLDVDAGRVVKGTNFVDLRDAGDPVELAARYDAEGADEVVFLDITASSDARDTIVDIARHVAEQVFIPFTIGGGIRSVDDARRLLRAGADKVSVNTAAVERPELVAELAEEFGAQCVVVAIDGRRTGADATGLGDVPTGFEVFTHGGRTPTGIDVVEWAQRAESLGAGEILLTSMDRDGTREGFDLEMTRAVAEATNVPIIASGGVGTLDHLVEGVTEGGADAVLAASIFHFGEHSVAEAKALMADRGVTVRPA from the coding sequence ATGCGCGCCGCCCGTGTGATCCCGTGCCTCGACGTCGACGCCGGGCGCGTCGTCAAGGGCACCAACTTCGTCGACCTGCGCGACGCCGGCGACCCCGTCGAGCTGGCGGCCCGCTACGACGCCGAGGGTGCCGACGAGGTGGTGTTCCTCGACATCACCGCCTCGTCCGACGCGCGGGACACGATCGTCGACATCGCCCGCCACGTCGCCGAGCAGGTCTTCATCCCGTTCACCATCGGGGGCGGCATCCGGTCGGTCGACGACGCCCGCCGCCTCTTGCGTGCCGGCGCCGACAAGGTGTCGGTCAACACCGCGGCGGTCGAGCGACCCGAGCTCGTCGCCGAGCTGGCCGAGGAGTTCGGGGCCCAGTGCGTCGTCGTCGCCATCGACGGGCGCCGCACGGGGGCCGACGCCACGGGCCTGGGCGACGTGCCGACGGGCTTCGAGGTCTTCACCCACGGCGGTCGCACGCCGACCGGGATCGACGTCGTCGAGTGGGCGCAGCGAGCCGAGTCGCTGGGGGCGGGGGAGATCCTCCTCACCTCGATGGACCGCGACGGCACGCGGGAGGGCTTCGACCTCGAGATGACCCGGGCCGTCGCCGAGGCGACCAACGTGCCGATCATCGCGTCCGGTGGCGTGGGCACCCTCGACCACCTCGTCGAGGGGGTCACCGAGGGCGGGGCCGACGCCGTGCTCGCGGCGTCGATCTTCCACTTCGGGGAGCACTCGGTGGCCGAGGCCAAGGCGCTGATGGCCGACCGTGGGGTGACGGTGCGGCCGGCGTGA
- the hisA gene encoding 1-(5-phosphoribosyl)-5-[(5-phosphoribosylamino)methylideneamino]imidazole-4-carboxamide isomerase: MDLLPAIDLLGGRVVQLVQGDYDSGTVHGDDPVAVAREFEAAGAPWIHCVDLDAARTGQPTNRELIGRVVDAVSVPVQVGGGVRSDDAAAALAELGVARVVIGTAALEDPAMVARVAARQRVAIGLDVRGREVAVKGWTEGSGTTWDQALARLADAGAEAVVVTQIQKEGLMEGPDLAGLAEVLAATPLDVVASGGVSSLDDLRALDALRTPEGRGLAGAIVGTAIYEGAVPVRDAVEVLRCAPPV; this comes from the coding sequence ATGGACCTGCTCCCGGCGATCGACCTACTGGGGGGGCGGGTCGTGCAGCTCGTCCAGGGCGACTACGACTCCGGCACGGTCCACGGGGACGACCCCGTGGCGGTGGCGCGCGAGTTCGAGGCCGCCGGTGCCCCCTGGATCCACTGCGTCGACCTCGACGCCGCCCGCACCGGCCAGCCGACCAACCGCGAGCTGATCGGCCGGGTCGTCGACGCCGTCTCGGTCCCGGTCCAGGTGGGCGGGGGCGTGCGCTCCGACGACGCCGCCGCGGCGCTCGCCGAGCTGGGGGTCGCCCGCGTGGTCATCGGCACCGCCGCGCTCGAGGACCCGGCGATGGTCGCCCGGGTGGCGGCCCGCCAGCGGGTGGCCATCGGGCTCGACGTCCGCGGGCGCGAGGTCGCGGTCAAGGGGTGGACCGAGGGCTCGGGCACCACCTGGGACCAGGCGCTCGCCCGTCTCGCCGACGCCGGCGCCGAGGCCGTCGTCGTCACCCAGATCCAGAAGGAGGGCCTGATGGAGGGTCCCGACCTCGCCGGTCTGGCCGAGGTGCTCGCCGCCACGCCGCTCGATGTCGTCGCGTCCGGCGGGGTCAGCAGCCTCGACGACCTGCGGGCCCTCGACGCGCTGCGCACGCCGGAGGGGCGAGGCCTCGCCGGCGCCATCGTCGGCACCGCCATCTACGAGGGTGCCGTCCCCGTCCGTGACGCCGTGGAGGTCCTGCGATGCGCGCCGCCCGTGTGA